One Hermetia illucens chromosome 4, iHerIll2.2.curated.20191125, whole genome shotgun sequence DNA segment encodes these proteins:
- the LOC119656029 gene encoding protein FRA10AC1 homolog — MSQFRHLNPYERHKLVVNEYILNQPGRAKLLQRRPLDGKRDADVIRENHKFLWDDDEADTWEKRLAKKYYDKLFKEYCICDLSRYKENKIALRWRIEKEVISGKGQFSCGNKVCTSETGLRSWEVNFAYVEHGEKKNALVKLRLCPECSVKLNYHSKKREVKRIKSMKKRKERKPKEGDRRPSQSPGPSGERGSEEMKGKMDEETSADEDGNQSTEEVDLTDEKIWTQSRETEEMTREEEFEKYLEDLLL, encoded by the exons ATGTCGCAATTTAGGCATCTAAATCCCTACGAAAGGCACAAACTCGTCGTAAATGAATACATCCTTAATCAACCAGGCAGGGCAAAACTTCTCCAACGTAGACCATTGGATGGAAAACGAGATGCAGACGTTATTCGTGAAAATCATAAATTTCTCTGGGATGACGACGAGGCCGATACGTGGGAGAAGAGATTAGCCAAAAAATATTACGATAAACTGTTTAAGGAGTACTGCATTTGTGATTTAAGTCGGTATAAGGAAAATAAG attGCACTGAGATGGCGTATCGAGAAAGAAGTCATCAGTGGAAAAGGACAATTTTCTTGCGGCAACAAAGTCTGCACGTCGGAGACAGGACTTCGCAGCTGGGAAGTGAACTTCGCCTACGTTGAGCATGGAGAGAAGAAAAATGCTCTCGTCAAGCTGA GGCTGTGTCCGGAGTGCTCGGTGAAGCTGAACTATCACTCGAAGAAACGAGAAGTGAAACGGATCAAGAGCATGAAGAAACGGAAAGAACGAAAGCCAAAGGAGGGAGACAGGAGACCCTCACAAAGTCCCGGTCCGTCAGGCGAAAGAGGTTCCGAGGAAATGAAGGGCAAAATGGACGAAGAAACGTCTGCTGATGAAGATGGAAACCAATCGACTGAAGAAGTTGACTTGACCGACGAAAAGATCTGGACGCAATCAAGGGAGACAGAAGAAATGACTCGAGAGGAAGAGTTCGAAAAATATCTAGAGGATTTACTGTTATAA